A window of Saccopteryx leptura isolate mSacLep1 chromosome 5, mSacLep1_pri_phased_curated, whole genome shotgun sequence contains these coding sequences:
- the COX18 gene encoding cytochrome c oxidase assembly protein COX18, mitochondrial isoform X2 — MLCRLGGRWLQPLPVVRLGARGPQFAPAPPGGGKCTALPAWAVASVSAVGAGGWYKDLASSAPVQGVEELLLGAHSATGLPWWGSILLTTVALRGAVTLPLAAYQHYILAKVENLQPEIKNIARHLNQEVAVRANQLGWSKRVARLTYLKNMRRHVSELYVRDNCHPFKATVLVWIQLPMWIFMSVALRNFSTGATHSEGFSVREQLATGGALWFPDLTALDSTWILPVSLGVINLLIVEIFALQKIRMSRFQAYATHLVRAVSVLMIPIAATVPSSIVLYWLCSSFMGLSQNLLLRSPRFRQLCRIPLTKGESDTPYKDLFAAFYAKFISRK, encoded by the exons ATGCTTTGCAGGCTTGGTGGTAGGTGGCTGCAGCCGCTGCCTGTCGTGCGGCTCGGAGCCCGGGGCCCGCAGTTTGCGCCGGCCCCACCTGGCGGGGGCAAGTGCACCGCTCTTCCCGCGTGGGCGGTGGCTTCGGTGTCTGCAGTTGGCGCGGGCGGCTGGTACAAGGACCTGGCCTCTTCGGCGCCGGTGCAGGGCGTGGAAGAGCTGCTGCTCGGCGCGCACAGCGCCACGGGCCTGCCCTGGTGGGGCAGCATCCTCCTCACCACCGTGGCCCTGCGTGGCGCCGTCACGCTGCCCCTAGCGGCCTACCAGCACTACATCCTGGCGAAG GTGGAGAATTTGCagccagaaataaaaaacattgcgAGGCATCTTAACCAAGAAGTTGCAGTTCGTGCAAATCAATTGGGGTGGTCCAAAAGAGTTGCCAG GCTCACGTATCTAAAGAATATGCGGAGGCACGTTTCAGAGCTGTATGTTCGGGATAACTGCCACCCTTTTAAAGCTACGGTGTTGGTCTGGATTCAGCTTCCAATGTGGATCTTCATGTCTGTTGCACTCCGGAATTTTAGCACAGGGGCAACACATTCAGAAG GTTTTTCTGTTCGGGAGCAGTTAGCCACTGGTGGGGCCCTGTGGTTTCCTGACCTCACTGCACTGGATTCCACTTGGATTCTGCCTGTCTCCCTTGGTGTCATCAATTTATTAATAGTAGAG ATTTTTGCTCTGCAAAAAATTAGAATGTCTCGTTTTCAGGCGTATGCTACGCACTTGGTTCGGGCAGTATCAGTGTTGATGATTCCGATTGCTGCGACAGTACCTTCA tcaatTGTTCTCTACTGGTTATGCTCCAGCTTCATGGGCCTTTCACAGAACTTGCTGCTGCGTTCTCCTAGGTTTCGCCAGCTCTGCCGAATACCATTGACCAAGGGAGAGTCAGACACTCCTTATAAGGACCTCTTTGCTGCCTTTTACGCCAAGTTCATTTCAAGAAAATGA
- the COX18 gene encoding cytochrome c oxidase assembly protein COX18, mitochondrial isoform X1, whose translation MLCRLGGRWLQPLPVVRLGARGPQFAPAPPGGGKCTALPAWAVASVSAVGAGGWYKDLASSAPVQGVEELLLGAHSATGLPWWGSILLTTVALRGAVTLPLAAYQHYILAKVENLQPEIKNIARHLNQEVAVRANQLGWSKRVARLTYLKNMRRHVSELYVRDNCHPFKATVLVWIQLPMWIFMSVALRNFSTGATHSEAGFSVREQLATGGALWFPDLTALDSTWILPVSLGVINLLIVEIFALQKIRMSRFQAYATHLVRAVSVLMIPIAATVPSSIVLYWLCSSFMGLSQNLLLRSPRFRQLCRIPLTKGESDTPYKDLFAAFYAKFISRK comes from the exons ATGCTTTGCAGGCTTGGTGGTAGGTGGCTGCAGCCGCTGCCTGTCGTGCGGCTCGGAGCCCGGGGCCCGCAGTTTGCGCCGGCCCCACCTGGCGGGGGCAAGTGCACCGCTCTTCCCGCGTGGGCGGTGGCTTCGGTGTCTGCAGTTGGCGCGGGCGGCTGGTACAAGGACCTGGCCTCTTCGGCGCCGGTGCAGGGCGTGGAAGAGCTGCTGCTCGGCGCGCACAGCGCCACGGGCCTGCCCTGGTGGGGCAGCATCCTCCTCACCACCGTGGCCCTGCGTGGCGCCGTCACGCTGCCCCTAGCGGCCTACCAGCACTACATCCTGGCGAAG GTGGAGAATTTGCagccagaaataaaaaacattgcgAGGCATCTTAACCAAGAAGTTGCAGTTCGTGCAAATCAATTGGGGTGGTCCAAAAGAGTTGCCAG GCTCACGTATCTAAAGAATATGCGGAGGCACGTTTCAGAGCTGTATGTTCGGGATAACTGCCACCCTTTTAAAGCTACGGTGTTGGTCTGGATTCAGCTTCCAATGTGGATCTTCATGTCTGTTGCACTCCGGAATTTTAGCACAGGGGCAACACATTCAGAAG CAGGTTTTTCTGTTCGGGAGCAGTTAGCCACTGGTGGGGCCCTGTGGTTTCCTGACCTCACTGCACTGGATTCCACTTGGATTCTGCCTGTCTCCCTTGGTGTCATCAATTTATTAATAGTAGAG ATTTTTGCTCTGCAAAAAATTAGAATGTCTCGTTTTCAGGCGTATGCTACGCACTTGGTTCGGGCAGTATCAGTGTTGATGATTCCGATTGCTGCGACAGTACCTTCA tcaatTGTTCTCTACTGGTTATGCTCCAGCTTCATGGGCCTTTCACAGAACTTGCTGCTGCGTTCTCCTAGGTTTCGCCAGCTCTGCCGAATACCATTGACCAAGGGAGAGTCAGACACTCCTTATAAGGACCTCTTTGCTGCCTTTTACGCCAAGTTCATTTCAAGAAAATGA
- the COX18 gene encoding cytochrome c oxidase assembly protein COX18, mitochondrial isoform X3, whose product MLCRLGGRWLQPLPVVRLGARGPQFAPAPPGGGKCTALPAWAVASVSAVGAGGWYKDLASSAPVQGVEELLLGAHSATGLPWWGSILLTTVALRGAVTLPLAAYQHYILAKVENLQPEIKNIARHLNQEVAVRANQLGWSKRVARLTYLKNMRRHVSELYVRDNCHPFKATVLVWIQLPMWIFMSVALRNFSTGATHSEAGFSVREQLATGGALWFPDLTALDSTWILPVSLGVINLLIVEAYATHLVRAVSVLMIPIAATVPSSIVLYWLCSSFMGLSQNLLLRSPRFRQLCRIPLTKGESDTPYKDLFAAFYAKFISRK is encoded by the exons ATGCTTTGCAGGCTTGGTGGTAGGTGGCTGCAGCCGCTGCCTGTCGTGCGGCTCGGAGCCCGGGGCCCGCAGTTTGCGCCGGCCCCACCTGGCGGGGGCAAGTGCACCGCTCTTCCCGCGTGGGCGGTGGCTTCGGTGTCTGCAGTTGGCGCGGGCGGCTGGTACAAGGACCTGGCCTCTTCGGCGCCGGTGCAGGGCGTGGAAGAGCTGCTGCTCGGCGCGCACAGCGCCACGGGCCTGCCCTGGTGGGGCAGCATCCTCCTCACCACCGTGGCCCTGCGTGGCGCCGTCACGCTGCCCCTAGCGGCCTACCAGCACTACATCCTGGCGAAG GTGGAGAATTTGCagccagaaataaaaaacattgcgAGGCATCTTAACCAAGAAGTTGCAGTTCGTGCAAATCAATTGGGGTGGTCCAAAAGAGTTGCCAG GCTCACGTATCTAAAGAATATGCGGAGGCACGTTTCAGAGCTGTATGTTCGGGATAACTGCCACCCTTTTAAAGCTACGGTGTTGGTCTGGATTCAGCTTCCAATGTGGATCTTCATGTCTGTTGCACTCCGGAATTTTAGCACAGGGGCAACACATTCAGAAG CAGGTTTTTCTGTTCGGGAGCAGTTAGCCACTGGTGGGGCCCTGTGGTTTCCTGACCTCACTGCACTGGATTCCACTTGGATTCTGCCTGTCTCCCTTGGTGTCATCAATTTATTAATAGTAGAG GCGTATGCTACGCACTTGGTTCGGGCAGTATCAGTGTTGATGATTCCGATTGCTGCGACAGTACCTTCA tcaatTGTTCTCTACTGGTTATGCTCCAGCTTCATGGGCCTTTCACAGAACTTGCTGCTGCGTTCTCCTAGGTTTCGCCAGCTCTGCCGAATACCATTGACCAAGGGAGAGTCAGACACTCCTTATAAGGACCTCTTTGCTGCCTTTTACGCCAAGTTCATTTCAAGAAAATGA